The Fodinibius saliphilus genomic interval TTGTAGCAGTTGGTGCCGGAATTGGTATTGGAATGATTGGTAAAAGTGCTACAGAAAGTATCGCTCGTCAGCCTGAAGCTTCCGGTGATATTCGTGGCGCAATGATCTTGACCGCTGCTCTTATTGAGGGTGTAGCACTGATCGGCGCTATTGTTTGTATTCTTCTCGCTCTCGGAATTGGTGGATAAGTCGATATTTAATAAAATAATCAAGACATAATATACACCATGATGCTATTTTTAGCAGGCGGAGGAGGACTCCTCTCATTTAACAGTGGTTTTGCAATATGGGTTCTTATAAGTATGGTTATCTTCCTTGCAATAATGGGGAAATATGCTGTGCCACTCATTATGGATTCTTTGCAGGAGCGTGAAAGCCGAATCAAGGATTCGTTAGAATCCGCAGAAAAGGCTCTTAAGCGTGCCGAGCAGGTTTCCAAAGATAATGAAAAAGCATTGCGTGAAGCTGAGAAGAAAGCACAGCAGATTCGCAAAGAAGCCATTGAGGAAGCAGAGATGCTTCGTGCAGAACGCATTGAAAAATCCAAGGAAGAGGCCGAGCAGATTATTGAAAATGCCCGGAAAAGTATTGAGCAGGAAAAGAAACGTGCTATGATGGAGCTTCGTGATGAAGTCGCTCGATTAGCCGTTGAATCTGCTTCTAAGATTATTGATTCCGAACTGGATGAACAGAAAAATAATAAGCTGGTAGATAGCTTTATTAACGACCTCTCTAAAAATTAAGGTAGATGCGTACAACAAAAGCAGCACGACGATATGCTACAGCACTGCTTGAACTCGCCGAGGAGCGAGATGAGGTAAAGCAGATTCTGGAGGATATCCAATTT includes:
- the atpE gene encoding ATP synthase F0 subunit C, with amino-acid sequence MGLLAAGIGAGIVAVGAGIGIGMIGKSATESIARQPEASGDIRGAMILTAALIEGVALIGAIVCILLALGIGG
- the atpF gene encoding F0F1 ATP synthase subunit B — its product is MMLFLAGGGGLLSFNSGFAIWVLISMVIFLAIMGKYAVPLIMDSLQERESRIKDSLESAEKALKRAEQVSKDNEKALREAEKKAQQIRKEAIEEAEMLRAERIEKSKEEAEQIIENARKSIEQEKKRAMMELRDEVARLAVESASKIIDSELDEQKNNKLVDSFINDLSKN